CTTCGTACTGACTCCAGGattttttgcagtttttaaaaacactgcATTAAGACTTCCAAATTCGAACTCCACCCACCCCCCATCCCGGTTCTAACAATCACACCAAACATCCACCAGTGATCAGCGAAGATGCTCTTCCGCTTTCTCCTTTCCAGAAAGGTTATCGTGACCAGCAATAGCTCCCTAACCCACACACACCAAACCTCATGCTTATGTAAGCACTCGGCACCGGAGCGGAGTGAGAGCTCTCGCTTGGACTCCCGGCTCTTGCCGCAGATCCTGACCGCCTAGAGGGAGGAGTGGGATCACGCTTTCAGCCTCGCTTCCAAGTAAAAGAGTGGCCAACCTTTCTACGGAAAGGCGGGGGACGGGAGTACTTCATAATAAAGATAAATGAGAGTCTCACAAAACCCAAGGGCACGAATGAGACCCAGGACACGAAGAAAACCCAACAAGCATCCGCCTCTGCTTCCCTCGCAGGGTGGCCCTCTCCCCGGGCCTTCCTGTGTGAGGCAAAGAAGGCTGGACAGGGCCGCTTCGCGCAGCCAGCTGCCGACACCCGGGCCGGGGAAGCCAGCTCATCTCATTCTTCGGGGAGGGAGACCTGGTGCGCTACCTCTCGGAGAAGCTTTTCACCAGCAGCCACACGATGAGCGGCAGGTTCTCGCGCTCGTTGTAGGTAGGTAAAAGCACCGAATATTTGTTCTGTCGTGGACTGCGCACTTCCAGCTCCCGCCGAGACCTGCGAGGACTACGACTGACTTCCAAGGAGGCCATGGCGGAACTGAGCCAGATGCCGGAAGCGGAATTACGTAATGTGGCGCGGAAAAGGACGGGTCGGACCGTACCAAATTCGGAAGCGGGGGATGATCTCTGTGATTGATCGCTAGTTCTTCTAGGGCCATTGCATGGTTCAATTAGAAATATTCTGGATTTATACATCTTTGAAGTTTAATCTGAAGGTTTCTTCAGGAAGTAAATATCTATTCATCACCTTTTCCCAAGCTCCATAAAGTTTTTTAGTTTATCCCAGTCGCTAGGAGACAGAAGCCGGAAGCGGAAATGCCTTTCACAACTTCCGGAAGAGGTCGCCATGGCTTCCCGGGAGGAGGTACTCGCCTTACAAGCTGAAGTTGCCCAACGTGAGGAGGAATTGAATTCGCTGAAGCAGAAGCTGGCGTCGGCTCTTTTGGCTGAGCAGGAACCGCAGCCAGAACGGCTGGTTCCGGTGTCGCCGCTGCCGCCGAAGGCCGCTCTGTCCCGAGATGAGATTCTGCGCTATAGCCGGCAGCTAGTGCTGCCCGAGCTGGGCGTGCACGGACAGCTGCGCCTGGGGACCGCGTGCGTGCTAATCGTGGGCTGCGGTGGGCTCGGCTGTCCACTAGCGCAGTACTTGGCAGCGGCTGGCGTGGGCCGCCTTGGCCTTGTGGACTATGACGTGGTAGAGATGAGCAACCTGGCCCGCCAAGTGCTGCATGGCGAGGCACTGGCTGGCCAGGCCAAGGCCTTTTCGGCCGCCGCCTCGCTGCGCCGCCTCAATTCGGCAGTGGAATGCGTGCCGTACACTCAGGCCCTTACGCCAGCCACTGCCCTAGACCTGGTCCGCCGATATGATGTGGTGGCTGACTGCTCGGACAACGTGCCCACTCGCTACCTGGTTAATGACGCATGTGTGCTGGCGGGTCGGCCCCTCGTGTCAGCCAGTGCCTTGCGCTTCGAGGGCCAAATCACAGTCTACCATTATGACGGTGGGCCTTGCTATCGCTGCATATTCCCCCAACCACCCCCAGCGGAGACAGTGACCAACTGCGCGGACGGCGGGGTGCTCGGTGTCGTTACCGGGGTCCTGGGCTGCCTGCAGGCCTTGGAAGTGCTGAAAATCGCTGCGGGTCTGGGCCCCTCTTACAGTGGCAGCTTGTTGCTCTTTGATGCCCTGAGAGGGCATTTCCGCTCTATTCGGCTGCGGAGCCGCAGGCTCGACTGTGCAGCTTGCGGGGAACGGCCCACTGTGACTGATCTGCTGGACTATGAAGCCTTCTGTGGCTCCTCAGCCACTGATAAATGCCGCTCCCTGCAACTACTGAGGCCAGAGGAGCGCGTTTCTGTCACCGACTATAAGCGACTTCTGGATTCTGGGGCATTCCACCTGTTGCTGGACGTCAGGCCTCAGGTGGAGGTGGACATTTGTCGTTTGCCTCATGCCCTACACATCCCTCTGAAACATTTGGAACGCAGGGATGCGGAGAGCCTGAAACTCTTAAAAGAAGCAATCTGTGAAGAGAAGCAGGGCACACAAGAAGGGGCTGCTGTCCCCATTTATGTGATTTGCAAACTGGGAAATGACTCACAGAAAGCCGTGAAGATCCTCCAGTCCTTATCAGCAGCTCAAGAGTTAGACCCTTTAACAGTTCGGGATGTCGTGGGGGGCCTCATGGCCTGGGCTGCCAAAATCGATGGAACATTTCCACAGTACTGAGGTGACTGGTATAGTCTGATGAGAAAGATGTGGATTGCCATAATACCTCAAAGATACACTTGTTTGCATTTTTCGGTAATATGCATAGGAGCTGGGGATTCTACAGTATCTGTGAATACATGGACTCCTTTTTAtaaggagttttaaaaattattatgtattGGATGAATGACTTATTAATGGATTATACCGTTTCTGAGAACcatcattttttttcagcacacGGAGGATGTCTTGGACATGTGAGATGTAACGTGACAggattttgtattttaaactGCAGATCATTTACATGTCCTTATTTTCCACCTCCCCCAGTCAAAATGCTTTCTAAATCATTTTCACAGATTATATACTTAGGATCTGTTTACTGTTCAGTTAAGAAATTCTTGGATCTTATTAATATTTCAGATGATAGAATACATCCTAcagaaatacatgtttaaaatgtaaattgttttaattattcagAAAGAGGGTCATTCTATTTGGCATTTTGAATTAGTatcaaaatgagatttttttttttttgagatggaatctcgctctgttgcccaggctggagtgtagtggtgcgatctcagctcactgcaacctccgcctcccaggttcaagcgattctcctgcctcagcctcctgagtagctgggattacaggcgcacgccaccacgcccggctaatttttgtatttttagtacagagggggtttcaccatgtttgtcaggctggtctcgaactcctgacctcgtgatccacctgcctcgacttcccaaagtgctgggattacaggcgtgagccaccacaccctcccGAGATCTTTAAAGTTTACCAAAATAAAGGAAACCACCTTTGTAGTCTGTCAGTGTCTCTTATAAATTGCTACTGTTTTCTTAAAGTTAACTTAAGGGTCCACCTTATGTTGCACACATATCACATCGTTTAAATTGCATACTATGGTTTGACTTGCTTTGGAATTTTCAAGTCAAAGTCCCAACCCTTTGCCTCTCCCCCtttaatttgccttttctcttttgatttaatGTTTTTTTATTCCAGCATTTTATActaatgtaaaatgtttttatgtttgtttacttaacattttcataaaatagTAGGTAGTCTCACCAACTTCCAATATATACAACAACATTATAAGTAAAAATTTGATCTGTGAGTGCCTATCAGTGGCCAGATGAACTAATGGCTTGTCAAAAGGGGGCCTGTGACCTCCTACTTGCTGCGTGCAGGCTTATAATCATCaattgctgctgttgttttttaaGAATGGCAGAAATCACAGATATAACTATAAAATCTTTGTATCtctgttaaccattttttttaaaagcttaagtGTATCATAAGCCAGAAAAAACCCTTTGTAGACCAGATTTACTTACCAGTTTGCAATTTGTGATATAGAATCTTGTTTTATTATAAGAGGGTTGTATTTAACAAATTCAAAATTAGTCATCACTTTTTAACTGTGAAACATTGTAACTAATTCTTTGAACAGGTATACTTAAAGTATGGTATACCCTTCTGTTATAAAGATGAAGCAGGTCTCTTATGACTGTTCCTCCCAACGAGTTATGGAGGTAAATGACTGTGACCTGGAGTGGAGAACAAAGATGGCTGGCCTGTGTTTTTCATCTCCTTCTTCCAGGGACAACTGATTCTGATACATAGCAGGAAACAAATAGTGAGACACAGGAACAATTTCATATTCTAAAGACTGACGTCCTAAAGTTATAGACAGTTGTAGTTCCTATAAACCTGGTTGTCACTGGGGACAGGCAAGAAAAGCTGACTAGCTAAGTGTTAAAAGGGTTTACTAAAGTGATAGGAGGTGCTTTTGAGAATTTTGGGGACAGATTCAAGGCTATACTTCTAGGAATGATGCCCGAAATCATGCACAAAACTGGCCTTAGAACAGTGTCTATGTTGTGCTGCCCTATCAAGTACCGGAGGAAACGCCACTACAGTCTCACCAGTTTCACTTGACGTGCCCCCCCCACTCTCCCAGAAAGCCCAACACTTCAGCCACAGTCCATGTGTCGAGAAACAGAGTCACTACATTATTCTTTTCTGAGTCAAGCCTTACGAGGGTGCCTGGTAGGCAGTCTAATTACATGCCTACATCTTAGctgcaagagaggctgggaaTTTGTGTTTTGGTATCTACAATAGGAAGACAGAACTCATGATGTGGGATTTTCCCAAATAGTGaagtatttttcaaaagatgGGCTGTTAAGAATATAACAGATACCCAGTACACAACCCAGATCTatttcagtatttgttttttgttgttgttgttttggagacagagtctcgctctatcccccaggctggagtgcagcggcacaatctcggctcactgcaacctccacctcccatgttcaagtgattctcatgcctcagcctcccgagtagctgggattacaggcacctgccaccacacctggctaatttttctatttttagtagcgatggggtttcgccatgttggcctggctggtcttgaactcctgacctcaggtgatctgtgcacctcagcctcccaaagtgctaggattacaggcatgagtcactgcacctggcatatATTAGTATttgaaatttggttttctctgGGGATTGTAGCTAGGTTTTTATGGTGAGATAGGATTTGAAcataatttgttttttgagacgaagtcttgcttcgtcgcccagggtggagtgtagtgttgtgatcacagctcactgcggcctcaacctcctgggttcaagtgatcctcccacctcagcctctcaagtagcttgaattacagttgtgtgccaccatgcctagccattttttaatttaaaattttttttgtagcaatggggtcTGAATATGTGGCCtaggctgatgtcaaactcctgggctcaagcatccctcctgcctcagcctcccaaagtgcttgggattacgggtgtgaggcaccatgcccagcctgaacttgattttttttttgtttccttttcataaCAAACATCAAATGCCTTCAGTGTACTAGTTTTTCTAGGTCCTGGAATAAAAATGAGCAAGAGGTTTCCTGTTGTAGAGGAGTTTATATTTAAATGGTGATAAGTAAATTACTGATAAGTGtcataaaagaaatgaaactgtGACATAttagggtgggggaggggatctGTTTTGAATAGCTTAATTATGGAAGGCCTCAGAGATGACATTAAACCCAAAACCTGAAAGGAGACAGAGCCAGTTACAGAAGATCTGAGGAAAATTCTATACTGGGAGAAAAATAACTGTAAAGACCTCAAGGTaaataggttttgtttttgtttttgagacggagtctcgctctgttgcccaggctggagtgcagtggtgcgatctcggctcactgcaagctctgcctcccgggttcatgccattctcctgcctcagcctcccaagtagctgggactacaggcgcccaccaccacgcccggctaatttttagtatttttagtagagacggggtttcaccatgttagccaggatggtctcgatctcctgacctcgtgatccacccgcctcggcctcccaaagtgctgggattacaggcgtgagccactgcgcccagccggtaaATAAACTTGGAATGTTCCGTTCAAGAAACTGCAGAGGCAAGTTGGGTTGCAAACAATTAGGGAGAGTGGGACAGGGTGAGGTTTGAGAAGCAGGGAACATCATAAACTTTGTAGACCATAGTAGTTTGGTTTTTATTCTAAAtacaataatagctaatattttgagcacttactgtgttatttgggatttgaatccagatgcTCTGGTTGAAGAGCCCATTCCCTAAGTGTCATGCTATACTGACTCTAAGCAAAACTTTGTCATTGCTTCATATGTGTTCATGCCCTGTCAGGGCATAGAAAGCAATCTATGTCCTGACAATCACGGAAGTGTATTCCAGATACAATAGAAATGTACTCTGAGACATTTGGTATGCCTCCTTCTCTCTAGATGTGGAACTCCAGAGTGAAATCTTGGGGAATCCTCTGTGTAACACTGGTGTATTACACAGGCAGTgtcccaaggtgggtggatcacttgaggtcaggagtttgagaccagcctggccaacatggagaaaccccgtctctactaaaacaaaatttgccgagcgtggtggtgtgcgcctgtagtcccagctacttgggaggctgaggcaggagaatcacttgaacctgggaggcagaggttgcagtgagctgagatcatgccattgcactccagcctgggcaacaagagtgaaattctgtctcaaacaaacaaacaaaaaccaagccCAGAATTTGGGTGAAAAATAGGATAGTTTATTGTGAAGTACTGTGGATTGACACTGACTCTGGTTTCCAATCTTTAGTTCAATTATTCACGATTTAAAAAACAACAGTTGCGAATTATCTAGGTGTTTTTTtctgctgctgcctttttttggtggggggggacagagtctctctctcccaggctggagtgcattggcatgatcttggctcactgcaactcagCTTAGGACTATTTAATTAATCAACGCTGCTATGTATTTTATCCTCATGTGCATTGCTCTGTAGAGAAACGTCTGCCCATGTCTGTAGGCTTGACAACCCTGACCTTGCACAAAGGCCCGAGTTTCCCATTTATTTGCTTCTATTCTATCAGAACTAGAACCCAAGTGCTTATTATAAGTAGAGGACATGCAATGGGGAAGTCATTTAGGTCATGCCAAGGAAACACAACGggttcatttaagaaatatttaatgcTCATTACAAATGGTCAGGTACTGATGCCTGACACAGAGGGACACAACCACGAACAAGACAGACTGGGCGTCTTGTCCATACAACCTTACATCCTAGtagaagagagagaggacagaTAACCAGTTATACAGCCATAGATTGTGATTTGTAAGAAGCAATAAtggctggggggctggggtggTAGCCAGAGAAGACCCCTGGCAAGGGGCCGTTTCAGCCAAGAAGCTTGAAGGAGGTGGCAGGAGCCACGAGGTGAGCTGGGAAGAGCATTCAGGCAaggggaacagcaagtgcaagggTTCTGAGGCTGGAAAGAGCATCTCGAGTTGGGATACACATAGAAGCCAGCTAAGGCCAGAGCACAATGAATGGGAAGAGGGAGGCCAGGGCCAGATGGCGCAAGGCATTGTGGGCTATGGTGAGGAGGCTGGATCTTATTGTAAGGATCATGGAAACCCATGGGAGGTTTTAAGAAGGAGGAtgtggccaggagcggtggctcacgcctgtaatcctagcactttgggaggccaaggtgggtggatcacctgaggtcaggagtttgagaccagcctggccaacatggcgaaactccgtctctactaaaaatacaaaaattagccgggcagtagtggtgcatgcctgtaatcccagctattcaggaggctgaggcgggagaatcgcttgaacctggagggcagaggttgcagtgagccgagattgcaccacttcactccagcctgagcaaaagattgaaactccatctcaaaaaaaaaaaaaaaaaaaaaaggaggatgtGCTGGTGTGCAGGGACCCTGTTTCTATATTACCAAGATTCTTCCGGCCCCTCTGTGAAAAAGGGAGATTATGGGGCAAGGACAGAGGCAGGGGATCAGTTAGGCACAGGTGAAAAGTGATGGCACCTAAGTATgtcagtttcctattgctgctgtgacAAGTTACCACAAACGAAGTGGCTTGACACAGGTTTATTCTCTTACCATCCTGTAAGTCAGAAgtcctaaaatcaaggtgtgaTCAGGGCTGCTttttttctggaggctctgggagagGATTCGTTCctggccttttccagcttctagaggctgcctgccttCATCGGCTCTCGACTCTTCCTCCATCATCGAAGCCAGTGGTATATCAATTTCAACCCCTAACTCCGTCGTGATGCCCTCAGTCCAACTCTCCCTCACAAACTCTgtcattctcctttttttttttttttttttgagacagagtatggctctgccacccaggctggagtacagtggctccatctccgctcactgcaacctctgcctcccaggttcaagtgattctcctgcctcagccccccgaggagctgggactacaggcatgtgccaccaggcctggctaatttttgtatttttagtagagacaggatttcaccatgttggccaggctggtctcgaactcctgacctcaggtgatccatccgcctcaggctcccaaaatgctggaatcataggcgtgagccaccgcatccggccttgTCTGCCTCTTCTAAGGGCTTGTGATTATATAGGGCCCACCTGGCTAATCCAAGCTACACTCCCcatcacaggttttttttttttttttttaaccttgcaGCTCCAGCTCAAAGGATCAGACTTCCTAACTTAAATTacacctgcaaagtcccttttaccatGAAAGTAACATATTTACAGGCTCCAGGGTTTCAGGCTTGACATCTTTGGGGGCTGTTATTCAACTGGCCACACTAGGACTAGAATGGGTGGTGGAGAGGAGGGAAGTAGACAGATTGGCGCTGTGACTTGGAGGTGGACATCTTTGAAGGatcagaggagggagagggggaagtCAAGATGCGTCAGGGTTGGGCTTGAGCACCTGGATGGACTGGGGGGATGTTTGTGTTATTTACTGGGATGAGGATACTGATGAGAGCCACTGGGGGAGGACTGAGGACAGCAAGTAAGAAACATACTTTCTCCTTCAATATAGAGTATTCTTTTATGTCTATGGAATCATTACACACACAATGAAAGAAGCACCAACCAAGACATGCCAAATCTGTTCTTTATGGAGAATCATGAAACCTTCCTGGTGCCACGAGAAACCTCCTTACCAGGGGCAAACCAACCCAAGCCAAGAAGTAATTGTCTTCTACTCCTACAGATAGGAGACAGCAACTCCATAGACTTAAGTATACAGTAAAGTATTACTTTATATTTTGTAGCCTTAGTATCCTACTAAGCGAGTAATTCGAGATTCCTGAAATTTGGAACCATTATAAAAATCTTTAATTGAAcaaattatatatagaaaaatgcacaaatcctggctgggtgtgttggctcacacctgtaatcccagcactttgggaggccaagatgaggggatcacttgagtcccggagttcgagaccagcctgagcaacatagtgagaccctgcctctatttttaaaaaagaaaaatgcacaaattCTAAGTGTACTGCTTGATTAATTTTCATAACTTGAACACACTCTTGTCACCATCTCCCTCCCAGACCAAGAAACATAATGGTAGGGGAACCCAGAGCCTCCGTCATGCTCTTtgccatcccccaccccaccccccgagAGGCCCTGCAAACTGTGAACCTATAAAATAAAGCCATGAAAGGAAATAAGCTTACTCTTAGAAATTTTACCATCAGTTTTCAAGATGCAGCCCCaatcaaacattttttttccccttcattatTTAGTTTGAAATTTGGGTCCCCACTTTAAGCGGCTTTACTATAAATGGCATTTTCCTGCTGCTAGAGATACTTGCCTAGCTGACCTTAGCTCCCCTGGCTATGAGAATTGCATCCTGGTAGACTGATTTTAAGATGGGAGGACAAGCTAAATTGGCCAGAATTAATGCAAAGTGAAAGGCTGCCTTGAATGAGCCGAGCTCAGAAATTCAGTGTTAAGGCTTTCACCCGGCCTTATCTTATTACATCTGGGGATTTCTGCTTGGCCCAGCTGACATGGCATATGGAGAGCCGAGGGAGAGACCCACAGACCACACAGGGGACACTTGCCGTTTGACACGCTTGAAGAGTTTGGAAGAATGTTCCTGCAGCCTCGGGAAGGAAGGCTTCGCTGATGAATAGAGCAGCTTATGCCAGTGGACCGAGGtgattctttccttctgtttctcaGCCAGGGGTAGCTGCAGGGCCTAAATTGAGCTTGTCCGTCACTCCCTGCCTTCCTCAAATGTTTTTGAGCACCTTTTCTTCACCAGCACCGGGAAGACAGCACTGTGAATAAGGTAGACACATTCTTTGCTCCTCCAAAGCCCCCATCGTTGCTTTGAAATGAGGAGAGTAGCGTTAAAAAACGAGGTACACAGTGAGAACTAGCAA
This window of the Gorilla gorilla gorilla isolate KB3781 chromosome 21, NHGRI_mGorGor1-v2.1_pri, whole genome shotgun sequence genome carries:
- the MOCS3 gene encoding adenylyltransferase and sulfurtransferase MOCS3; translation: MASREEVLALQAEVAQREEELNSLKQKLASALLAEQEPQPERLVPVSPLPPKAALSRDEILRYSRQLVLPELGVHGQLRLGTACVLIVGCGGLGCPLAQYLAAAGVGRLGLVDYDVVEMSNLARQVLHGEALAGQAKAFSAAASLRRLNSAVECVPYTQALTPATALDLVRRYDVVADCSDNVPTRYLVNDACVLAGRPLVSASALRFEGQITVYHYDGGPCYRCIFPQPPPAETVTNCADGGVLGVVTGVLGCLQALEVLKIAAGLGPSYSGSLLLFDALRGHFRSIRLRSRRLDCAACGERPTVTDLLDYEAFCGSSATDKCRSLQLLRPEERVSVTDYKRLLDSGAFHLLLDVRPQVEVDICRLPHALHIPLKHLERRDAESLKLLKEAICEEKQGTQEGAAVPIYVICKLGNDSQKAVKILQSLSAAQELDPLTVRDVVGGLMAWAAKIDGTFPQY